The Triticum aestivum cultivar Chinese Spring chromosome 5A, IWGSC CS RefSeq v2.1, whole genome shotgun sequence genomic sequence cacaagaaaaacagaatctgtcaaaaacagaacagtctgtagtaatctgtagctagcgcaagatctggaacctccaaaattctaaaataaatttctggacgtgaggaatttatctattaatcatctgcaaaaagaattaactaaatatcactttccaaataaacatgacaacagttctcgtgagcgctaaagtttctgttttttacagcaagttcaacaagactttccccaagtcttcccaacggttctacttggcacaaacactaattacacacaaaaaacacaaccaaaacagaggctagataatttatttattactaaacaggagcaaaaattaaggaataaaaataaaattgggttgcctcccaacaagcgctatcgtttaacgcccctagctaggcataacaagcaagaatagatctaggtattgccatctttggtaggcaattcttcaatgaggcatctatttcccttaggaatttctttctttctagtgattatcaaactcttaggcacaagatcaaaaaattcatttgtagcaattggttccttaatgatagcaaaaagattgggatgaatacttatagatttaagatccgcggtttccttactagatgattcacccttatttttaggaacatacataagcttggcaattttagtaggaggacttggagtattatttacggaagaaaaagcggttcccaagtttgtaatgataccctcaagtttatcaattctagtagaatctaagtttatcttctcattaactatgggttccttttccttaatatttttcaaagtcattcctaccttagatcgatattgagtaatttgattgtggatctttttgtctagattttcaattaatttaatagtagcaactttattttcaataatttcaagtctttgcataacatgctccaaagttaacatagttccattaaccaaaagaggtggtgagacaaataaatctaacatagcattataagaatcaaaagtatggctacccaagaaattccctccggtaatggtatcaaggatatatctataccaagcattaacacctacataaaaattgtggagaagaactgaagtagattgcttcctggtagatctattttgagcattgcaaattctataccaagcatcttttagattttctccctccctttgtttaaaatttagaacttcattctcgagagacaacagagaagatatgagactagccatgatgacaagcaaacaaactaacacacgagcaaacaaagagcaaacgggtaaaagaggcaaatagagagggaggaaggagagagagggcgaataaaacggcaagggtgaagtgggggagagaaaaatgagaggcaaatggcaaataatgtaatgcgggagatagggattgtgatgggtacttggtatgttgacttttgcgcagactccccgacaacggcgccagaaattcttcttgctacctcttgagcactgcgttggatttccccgaagaggaagggatgatgcagcaaagtagcgtaagtatttctcttagtttttgagaaccaaggtatcaatccagtaggaggctacgctcgagtccctcgcacctacacaaaaacaatatctcaacgcaaccaatgcgcttaggggttgtcaatcccttcacggtcacttacgaaagtgagatctgatagagatgataaataatatttttttggtatttttggtatagagatgcaaagtaaataaagtaaaagcagagcaataataaagtgatggagattgatatgatgagaaagagacccggggccataggtttcactagtggcttctctcaagagcataagtattctacggtgggtgaacaaattactgttgagcaattgacagaattgagcatagttatgagaatatctaggtatgatcatgtatataggcatcacgtccgagacaagtagaccgaaatgattctgcatctactactattactccactcatcaaccgctatccagcatgcatctagagtactaagttaaaaacagagtaacgccttaagcaagatgacatgatgtagagagatagtttcatgcaatatgataaaaaaaccatcttgttatcctccatggcaacgatacaatacgtgccttgctgccccttctgtcactggggaaggacaccgcaagatcgaacccaaaactaagcacttctctcatggcaagaacaaccaatctagtaggccaaaccaaactgataattcaaagagacttgcaaagataacaaatcatacataaaagaattcagagaagattcaaatattattcatagatagacttgatcataaacccataattcatcggtctcaacaaacacaccgcaaaaagacgattacatcgaatagatctccacgagagagggggagaacattgtattgagatccaaaaagagagaagaagccatctagctactagctatggacccgtaggtctgaagtaaactactcacacttcatcggaggggcttggatgatgatgtagaagccctccgtgatcgatgcctcctccgacggagctccggaacaggccccaagatgggatctcgtggatacagaaagttgcggcggtggaattaggtttttggctccgtccccgatcgttggggggtacgtggatatatataggaggaagaagtacgtcggtggagcttcgaggggcccacgaggcagggggcgcgccctagggggggcgccccctaccctcgtgaccacttCGTGGCTTTCTtcacggagggtccaagtctcctggaacttatctgatgagaaaatcacgtttccgacggtttcattccgtttggactctgtttgatattccttttcttcaaaaccctaaaacaggcaaaaacaacaattctgggctaggcctccggttaataggttagtcccaaaaataatataaaagtggataataaagaccaataatatctaaaacaatagataatatagcatggagcaatcaaaaattatagatacgttggagacgtatcagtcgtccATGACCAACTTAGTAGGCAGCGACCGTTGTTTCAGGGCTCGATCCCGGGGCACACTCCGGCGTTGAATCGCAGTCGAGAGAgcggccatttccttctttggaaggactactttgagacACCCAACCCGCTCTTCAAACATCACCAACTCCGACGCCGTTTCCGTATGGCTAGAcatgttttcaaccgtattcgGGAGGGGGTGGTCGGATACGATAACTATTTTGAGTGCAAGGAGGATGCCCTTGGAAAGACtggcttctcctcttatcagaaatgcgcTGCAGCTATCCGGATGCTTGTATACAGAGTGCCCAGTGATCTCATCGATGAGTACACttgtatgagcgagtctacatgcctagactccatatacaagttctgcaaggctgtgattgcaGTGTTTGGCCCTGGGTACTTAAGGGAGCGAAATGCTGAAGATACAGCCAGCTTGTTGGCGATGAATACCAGCAGGAGTTtccggggatgcttggcagcatagactgtaTGCTCTGGGAGtgaaagaactgcccttctgcttgccAAGGGCAGTATAGGGGCCATGTcaaggcttgcactgtcatacttgaggtcGTGGCACTCTTTCTTCGACATGGCCGGATCGCACAATGATATCAACGCGCTTCAACACTCGCCAATATTtgcaaggcttgccgaaggcaactgcTCGCCGGTGAATGCTAacatcaacggccacaactacaacaaaggatactacctagctgatggtatctatcctcagtggatcACTATTGTGAAGATAATTTCCAACCCTGTAGGAGATAAGAGAAGGAGATTTgcacaagagcaagagagtgctaggaaggatgtggagcgtcCTTCGGTGTTCTGCAATCTCGATGAAGCATCATTTGGTATCCTGCTAGAACTTGGAGCACCAAAAAGTTGGGAGGGGTGATGACtgattgtgtgatcatgcacaatatgatcatagAGGATGAGCGTCCGAAACGTATCTACGACCAAGGGTTTCAGTTCCAGAATgacaatgttgtgcctgagcatagTTCAGCCAATTTCTTCATCAAATGCATGATTGGAAAATTCACATTCAGCTCCAAGATCATTTGGTTAAGCATATGTGAGCTAACAACCAATATATGTATCTTTTTTAAAATATATTTAAGACAATTTAATCTTTATTTGGCTTGTAAGCTATGATATATTTATTTGGCTTGTGGAACTATACTATATTTGTTTGCCTTGTGAAACTATGTAAAATGTGTATATTTTGTTTGTAAAACGACGGCAAGCCGGCCGCGCGGGTGAATATGGTCAGCGCCTTGGCACTGTCGACCCAAACCAAAAACAAAATGAATGACGAGCAGACGACCAACCTAAACGGACAAAGAACAGACAAAAAACACGTACTTTTGGATCGGCGTGTTGGAATTGCTCTTAATGCACACTATAGCCACGCTCACTGTGCACCGTTAGACTAAACCAAGGTCAATCAACAAGACGAAAGCGAGATTGACTAAACTGAACACTACTCGTACGCACCTAACTCATCCGTAGCAAATCTTTGACGTGGATTCGGAAGTTCACATGTTGGTCTCATGATCAAAAACTCAATTTATTTCATGTAAGTCAATTTGCACTTCTCTTATGCCATCAGTATTAAACAAAGGATGGAGCTATATCTCAGCTAAGCTAGATGAAAATTAATTAAATCTCATCTAACTCCTATATCGCCTGACTTTACATGGAGATTCGTGAAATGTTTTTCTCGTCCTTTTTTTGTTTCTATTTGATTATTCGAATGGTGTACTATAAGTTAGATGACTTTGTTAATTTTCATCCACATGAGAATTAGGGGAATCTGTTAAGAAAATATGATAGTCTAAAATAATTTATCAAAATAATTAAAGATAAAACTCGGGGCCGTGCGTAGCTAGCTCTATGGGTAGCAAATTATTTCTCTATTCTCCAATGCATCACTTCAAAAGACAAAGATTGGGACTTGATTTTTACCGTTTAAATTTTCAGGCCAGGCTTCATTGGTTAGAGCAACTGTCGTGGCTGAGTAATGCCATGCCTCCTCCGTCTCATagtataaggtgtattagtttatTTGATAtgaaatcataattatctataaaATTGCTATACAAAAATGAATCCCTTGAAATGATCGCGTAGCATATAACCACGTATCAACAAATTAATTCATTATACTAATAAATCAAGTACAcattctgttttttttttgcgggtgaagtaCACATTATGTTGCATTGCTATAAAAATGAAATGGGGAAGTGTGTATCTGTTGTCACTTTCTTGGTTGCAATCATGGTTCGGTCACAGGTACTTAAACTTTTCTCACTCTTGCTTGACTGCTTGTGAAATACATAAATATAATGTTTATTAACTATGCATTAATTCGTTGCGGTCCAGGCTTATCCTAATAAAATCAAATACACATTCTATTATGAAAACAGGATGTGtgtgtttgttgtcactttcttgCTTATAATAATAGTTAGTTCATGGATGTTACTATTTTACTCTTGCTTGACTGCTTGTATGCAACATCACCTATATACTGACCGAGAGATAATAAAATCCATCCTTTAGAACATCCATGAAATTTGCCTTTGTTAAGTGTTGCGCTTCTTGAAATTGACACCTTATTTTTCTTTACTTTATAAACAAAAGAACAATCAAGGCTACATCCTAAAAGTGCAACCTAGATCCATGACTACAGAAAATCAACACAACCCCTCGTTATTCCGCTGATTTTTTTAGCCCCTTCCACATCGCCCTTTGAGGACATTTGGCAAACAACAACACGGAGATACTTTGAGAATTTTGAGATGCTCATCATTCTTCGGAAAATATGGGATGCTCGCAATGCCGAAGTCTTCAGGCAAAAAAAGCCCCAAGTGTAAGGCGTTATTCTTAGAAACATCTTTTGATCTGACACTCTAATCGCACAGATTAAAAGCACCATAACTCAAAACACACACCGTAGTTGTGGCATGACTTTCTTTCCACACGTTGGCGCAAAAATATGGTTATTTGTGCAAAGTCATATTTCATTCAAAAATGACCTTACCTTTAATCATGCCGGGCCGAATGAGGGGCGACACATGGGATTCTCGTGATGCAACTTTTTGGTGGAACTATCTACGTAACACGATTAATAAATTAACAAGGGTCTACAGATTTAGAAGaaatccatcaatgtcaaaacCCAAGACGTGTGGGGCTCTTGCTGCGTGCGCGTTTCTTTTGGAGAAACCGCTCACACTTGTGATGTTGATAGCCAATTAGCCATGGCGGTCATCATCCCTGATCCACGCCGATAGAGGAACAGCAAGCATGTGCCACTGACCCACTGGTCTCAAACATTGATGCTCACACACGTTGCGCCACCACTACCAAACGAATATGGAAGATAGACTAGTTGATTAAAATCTTGGTTTGCAGAATCTCTGGATCGGagcacacatggcatgatcatggTGCCTGGATCAGTGGCTTGATTGAGGTTCCCAAAAACACTACTCAATGCTCATTAAATAATGAAAAATCATCTCGATCGATCaaatttgatttaaaaaatatttaattcTATTACAGGTGGGATGCTCAGGTATTTTTTTCAATATACAATACTCATTtttccaggaatttaagaaataaCAACAACTTGTTATTCCCGCAAAAAATAAGTTATTTTTATTCATGGACAGATATTAGCATTTCACGAATTAAACCATCACTTGTGCGGCGAAAAACAAACATAAATGCCCCCTAAGAAAGTCGAAGAGACAGTAGCTCTTGCGTCCACACAACAAAGAGAAAATACAAAATCTGAAGGAAGAATAGGTCAAAGTTATACGTGTTTGGTCATCTAGTCCAAAgtaaaatcattatttttcctaaaaAAATAAATGGGGAAGACGCCACAGTGACACAAATATTCCCTCGTGTGAGAAAAAGATCAAGAGCGGAGCGGAGAAGACCGAAGACCACCAAACCCAACGTGTGCGGGCTCACTTTGTTTAAcagtcgtcctcctctccctcctcctattCCGCTGACAACCGCAGCAACTCCCACCTCCACCGTGGTGGCGCAGTGGCGGCCGGGGATCGAGACCAACGCGAGAAAAAGTCTGGTGCCGTCCAGCTTCCAGGATTCTCCACCAGTGAGTCCTTTGCTCCTCCCCTCTTGCTTCCCCGGTAGTTGGTTCTTGCCGGCGCGTGGAGGGGGATGGGATTTTTCCAGCTCTCGGGTCAGTTGCTCCGTTGATTCTTCAGCTGCGGGGAGGTCACCTGGCGGCTCCGCCGGCCGGGCGCCGGTTTTTTCGTTTCTTCCGGTGAGGAACTCCTTTTAATCATTCTTGTTTTTGTTGGTTCGGTCTGTTGATGCTTCGTTAGGATCATGCGGTGTTGCTGATTTTCTTGATTCCCTCTGCAGTTTTAGGTGACCTGTGACTCAAATCTTGGCCTGGTCTTCGCTATCTGAAGACCTGACATCCCTCATCAATTTCAAGTGTGCCTGGAGAGGGGTCTACCAGATTTTGCAAGAACAAGATCTTGCAGttctttcccgcaaaaaaaaaaaaaagatctTGCAGTTCTGCATACTCTGCCACTGGATTTGGCGATGGAGAGGCAGTCCAGCTCCCGGTTCGGCGCGCTGGAGAAGCTCAAGAGCTTCCGGGGCATAGAGAAGCAGAGGAGCTTCAAGTTCCTGTCCATGGAGAAGCAGCAGAGCTTCAAGGAGAGGCGGAGCCGGGACAGCCCCGGCAAGAGGGGCGACAGCGCGCTCCACCTCGCGGCGAGGGCCGGCAATGTCTCCCACGCCCAGAGGATCTTCGCCGACTGCGATCCGGAGCTGGTGGGGGAGCTGGCCGCCCACCAGAACCTGGACGGCGAGACGGCGCTCTACGTGGCCGCCGAGAAGGGGCACGTCGACGTCGTGTGCGAGATACTCAAGGCCTGCGACGTGCAGTCAGCAGGGCTCAAGGCGGCCAACAGCTTCGATGCCTTCCATATCGCTGCGAAACAGGGCCATCTGGGTTAGTTCTCATCTCTACTTCTTTCAGTTCATCGCTGATGGTGGTGTATTGTTTAGTTTGGTCACAATGAACTCTGTCTGTCAAGTCAATGATTTAATGATTATGGCTGTTTGAACCTTGAATTGCATTTCTTTAGTGTGTGGGTGTGGTGAGCTGATCAGTGGAACCATTCAGGCTAGCTTGTTTATAGTTGCACATTTCTTTGTCTTATAAAAAATGACTTGTATTCCTTTGACTTTGGCAAAATTCCTAGTAATTCGTTGTGATTGCAATGAAtgtttttctctcattcatttcCTTCTGAACATGTGGTACTAGAGCATTTACTTCTGCATTAAATTTTTGGTCCACATTCCAATCAAGAATGGTGTACCTATTGGTCCACATTCCAGCTCATCTTTCCTGCTTTGCTTGGTTTGACAGGCAAAACTGACCATGGATTCACAGTTATCTTTTATGTATGATATGTTGCTGTTGCAATATGTGTTGATGTACCCAAACAAGTGCATCAGATATGAATAATTAGTGAGATAATGAAATGTTGCTTCATCGTACATATCTTTTTATTGTGCCAGCAATCTGTGCTGAAACAAATCAACTCATGAAACTTTTAATAGTAGGCAGTGGAGGAGACCAAACCACTGCCCTACTGCTGATCCTGACTATTATGATAGTTGTATCTTCGTGGATGTTTGGCTTAGCGTTATTGTCCAGTCATTTCAACTCATATAGAGATGCTCCGTACTTTGTTTCGCAGATGTTCTGCAGGAGCTATTGCAGGCATTTCCTGCGTTAGCTATGACGACGAGTTCTGTGAATGCCACAGCTTTAGACACCGCCGCAACGCAGGGCCACATTGGTATCGTCAATCTTCTACTGGATACAGACGCAAGCCTTGCCAGGATCGCAAGAAGTAACGGGAAGACAGTTTTGCATTCGGCCGCAAGAATGGGTCATGTGGAGGTGGTAGCGTCGTTGTTGAATAAAGATCCAGATATTGGTTTCAGAACAGACAGGAAGGGTCAAACAGCACTGCACATGGCTTCTAAAGGCCAGAATGCTGAAATTCTGCTTGAGCTATTGAAGCCCAATGTCTCAGTAATCCATTTGGAGGATAACAAGGGGAATAGGGCACTGCATGTTGCAACGCGCAAGGGCAACACCGTTGTAGGTTCTCATATCTCAGAAATATCTTGCGTTTTCTTCATTATGTCTTTCTTCAGGTGTTAATAATTTGTTGCTGTATATTATTTCCTGTCCATTCTATGTTCATTTGCAAGAGATTCCTTGCTTAAACTAGCATTGTTAGATGTTCTAGAACATAATTTTAAAGAAATTTGCACTCCACCATGGCCATGCACAAATATAGTGGAAATATTTCTTTTCATAGACTTGACAAAACCATGAAGTTCTAAACAGTTTCAACCAGAATTTTAGTGGACTTGGGCATACTTGCATCCTTTGATATTTGTGTCATTTTTACAGATGGTTCAGACTTTAATATCCATTGAAGAGATTGATATCAATGCAGTCAATAAGGCTGGAGAGACTGCTTTTGCCATTGCAGAGAAACAAGGCAACGAAGAGCTTGTTAACATCCTGCGGGAGGTTGGTGGAATAACTGCAAAAGAGCAAGTAAATCCTCCGAAATCAGCCAAGCAGCTTAAGCAAACAGTGAGCGATATCAAGCATGACGTCCAGTCACAGATCAAGCAAACGCGTCAGACCAAGATGCATGTCCACAAGATCAAGAAGAGGATTCAGAAGCTCCACATTGGCGGGCTAAACAATGCCATCAACTCCAATACCGTTGTCGCAGTACTTATTGCCACGGTTGCCTTTGCATCCATATTCACCGTTCCTGGTAATTTTCTTGAGAGTATGGACAAAGCGACTGAGCCCCATATGAGCTTAGGGCAAGCACTGGTAGCAAGCAGGCCAGCCTTTATAATCTTCCTGGTCTTCGATTCCCTGGCTCTCTTTATCTCGCTTGCGGTCGTCGTCGTCCAGACTTCCCTGATTGTTGTTGAGCAGAAGGCGAAGCAGAAGATGGTGTTTGTGATGAACAAGTTGATGTGGCTCGCGTGCCTCTGCATATCAGCAGCCTTCATAGCGCTGACCTATGTCGTGGTGGGCCGCAATGACGAGTGGCTGGCCTGGTGCACGATGGCGATCGGCACCGTGATTATGCTCACCACCATTGGTTCTATGTGCTATTGCATCATCAGCCACAGGATGGAAGCGCAGAGCATGAGGAGGATCAGGAGGTCCTCCATGAGCCAGTCATGGTCCATATCAGTCGACTCGGACACGGAGCTAGACATGACCAGCAGAAACAAGACGATGTATGCGCTCTAGGACGATTGGTCGATGACCGACACCTCGTGCGGCAGAGTCATGTATATATCAT encodes the following:
- the LOC123104435 gene encoding ankyrin repeat-containing protein At5g02620 — protein: MERQSSSRFGALEKLKSFRGIEKQRSFKFLSMEKQQSFKERRSRDSPGKRGDSALHLAARAGNVSHAQRIFADCDPELVGELAAHQNLDGETALYVAAEKGHVDVVCEILKACDVQSAGLKAANSFDAFHIAAKQGHLDVLQELLQAFPALAMTTSSVNATALDTAATQGHIGIVNLLLDTDASLARIARSNGKTVLHSAARMGHVEVVASLLNKDPDIGFRTDRKGQTALHMASKGQNAEILLELLKPNVSVIHLEDNKGNRALHVATRKGNTVMVQTLISIEEIDINAVNKAGETAFAIAEKQGNEELVNILREVGGITAKEQVNPPKSAKQLKQTVSDIKHDVQSQIKQTRQTKMHVHKIKKRIQKLHIGGLNNAINSNTVVAVLIATVAFASIFTVPGNFLESMDKATEPHMSLGQALVASRPAFIIFLVFDSLALFISLAVVVVQTSLIVVEQKAKQKMVFVMNKLMWLACLCISAAFIALTYVVVGRNDEWLAWCTMAIGTVIMLTTIGSMCYCIISHRMEAQSMRRIRRSSMSQSWSISVDSDTELDMTSRNKTMYAL